AACTGGGAAGACTGATTTAAGGTCCCTGCGATTCGTCCACGGGACTTGAGCGCTTCTGCAGATCGATCCACTCGTCTCGACGGACGTGCTCCCGCTGCTGTGTTGATCATGGCCGTCGTGATGGCGGCCTTTGCATCAGACCGCTGGATTCCCAACAGCCTGCTGAGCCTGCCACTGCTCACGGCCACGCTGATCTCTGCCGTTGTCACATGGTGGGGAACACCGCGACTGCGGGCATTAAGGATGGGCCAGGTGATCCGAACCGAGGGTCCTGAAGCGCATCAAAGTAAATCCGGCACACCAACGATGGGTGGCCTGCTGGTGGTCCCCGTCGGCGTGATTGCAGGATGCCTGATCAGCTGGGAAGGCCGCAGCGCCGCCCAGTTATTGGCTGTTGGCCTGGTCACGCTGGCCTACATGGTGATTGGCGGCATCGATGACTGGAGCAGCCTCACCAAACGCACCAACACAGGCCTGAAACCCAGAGGGAAAATTCTGCTGCAAAGTGCAGCAGCCATGGTGTTTCTGGGCTGGTCAGCCTGGCAGGGATGGATCCCTGACACGGTGAACCTGCCCCTAGGCATGGTGATTTCTTTTGGCTGGCTGATCTGGCCACTGGGTTTGTTTGTGTTCCTTGCGGAAAGCAACGCCACCAACCTCACCGATGGACTGGACGGCCTCGCCTCAGGCTGCGGGGCCCTTGTCTTCACAGGTCTGGGATTGCAGTTGATGCTGCGCGGCAACGAGGGTGACCCTGCGATGGCAGCGTTCTGCATGGCGATGGCCGGTTGCTGGCTCGGCTTTCTGATTCACAACCGCAACCCGGCACGCGTGTTTATGGGGGATACGGGCTCCCTGGCGATGGGTGCTTCACTCAGTGCCGTGGCGTTGCTGACCAACAGCCTCTGGCCGCTGCTGGTGATGGGTGGTGTTTTCCTGGCTGAATCGCTGTCGGTGATCATCCAGGTGTGGGTGTTCAAGGCGACCAAGGGGCCAGATGGTGTGGGACGCCGGGTGTTGCGAATGGCCCCTCTCCATCACCATTTCGAACTGGGAGGAACATCTGAGCAGATGGTGGTGCCGATGTTCTGGCTCGCAACAGCAGGGCTGGTCATGCTGGGGATCGTTCTCCGCCCCACCTGAGCCGGCCGACAATGAGTTACTTCACCTGGAAAGAAGCAGGTCTAACCGCCGACTGCGCCAGCCTTGAGGCAATGGCCTCTCGCTTCGAGGAGGCCGCCAGCCTGATGCGCCGCATGGCCGAAAGAGGATTCGTGCTGGAACAGCGCAATGGCGCTCAACACATCACCCACACGGATGCTGACATCTTCCAGTCGTGGGGGTTTGTGAACGAGGAACCAGCGGAGCGCCAACTGACCCTGATGCACGACCTCGAACCCTGAGGCTGATGGATCTCAGACCCTCGTGCGCAGAGCTCCAACCAACCAGACGATGACAAACGCCAGCAGCGACGCACCCAGATAGATCAAAGCCCATTTCTGCACCGTGGCGATCTCCCAGCCGAAGATCAGCCCATCAGCGGCATCTCCAGCCGTCGTGAATGCGACGGGAGTGAAGCTCAGTGATGCGAGCATCAGGCGTGGAGCGAGGATCAATCCATGCTGCCCTGAAAAAGGCCATGACGACGTTTCCCGCCACCGTGATGCTGTTAGGCAGTGGTGAACTGGGCAAAGAGGTAACCATTGCCGCCCAGCGCTTGGGCTGCAGGGTGATCGCCTGCGATCGCTATGCCGGGGCACCGGCCATGCAGGTGGCAGATCTGGCGGAGGTGCTGCCGATGACCGAGCCTGAAGCACTGCTGGAGGTGGTGCGACGCCACAGGCCCAGCGTGGTGATTCCAGAGATTGAGGCTCTGGCCGTAAATGCACTGGCCGAACTGGAGGAGGAAGGCATCACCGTGATTCCCACGGCCCGCGCCACTGCCGTGACGATGAACCGTGATCGAATCCGCGACCTGGCATCTGCAGAGCTTGAGCTGCGTACTGCTCGCTTCGCCTATGCGTCCAGTGCCGAAGACCTGCACAACGCTGCAGAACCCTTGGGGTGGCCGGTAGTTGTGAAACCGGTGATGAGCTCCTCCGGGAAGGGGCAGAGCGTGGTGAAAAGCGCCGAGGATCTTGATCAGGCCTGGGAAGCGGCCATGGCCAATGCACGTGGCACCTCCAACCAGGTGATCGTGGAAGAGTTCCTGCACTTTGATCAGGAAATCACCCTGCTCACAATCCGCCAACGCGACGGATCCACCCTGTTCTGTCCACCGATCGGACATGAACAGGCCAATGGTGACTATCAATGCAGCTGGCAGCCGGCCCAGCTGAGCGAAGAGCAGTTACACAAGGCGCAGACCATGGCCCGCACCGTGACCGACAACCTGGGAGGGGCCGGTCTGTTCGGAGTGGAGTTTTTTCTCTGCGGTGATGAGGTGATTTTTTCAGAGCTGTCCCCGCGTCCCCATGACACGGGTCTTGTCACTCTGATCAGCCAAAACCTCAGTGAGTTCGAACTGCATCTGAGAGCTGTGCTTGGTTTGCCGATCCCAACGATCCGTTGTGCCAAAGCGGCTGCTAGCAGAGTGATCCTTGCGGACCGTCATGGCAGCCGGGTGAGCTTTAGCGGCCTGGAGTCAGCGCTGAGCGAACCCGACACCCAAGTGTTGTTGTTCGGGAAAGAGGAGGCCCGCCCCGGCCGGCGCATGGGTGTGGCTCTGGCTTGCGGGGACCACCGAGCTGATGCCCAGGCCAAGGCCGATCGCAGCGCTGCTGCTGTGACCCTTCAGATCGAGTCTTAATCCAGTCGGGACCGTGCGTTGAGGAAGCGGTAGTGCTGGAGACCCTCCAGCACACCCATCAAGCGAGACCGATTGGCGAAATAAACCCGCTGCTGATGGCGACAGCCATCGAGACAGGGGTCATGATCGGCAGTCACCACAGCCGCCGGCAGACCTTGGACCAGCTCCGCATCCCCCTGCTGACTGGCCACCACAAGAATGTGTTCCAGAGGCAAACCCCAGCGCAGCGATAGGAACCGAATCGCCTCGCTCAGCGAGGCCCGCATGGGAAGCACATCAAGGAACCAGTGACAGCGCAATTGAGGCCTTGCAGGCAGGCCGCTCTGGCGCAAACGCTGGCGAATCAGCGGCAACACGGAAGGGCCCGGTTGCTCCAGCAGATAACTGACCTTGAACTGACCCTGGTGCTCAGGTTTCTGCAGTTTGATGTGATCGCCAAGATCGGAGAGGGTCTGCTCCACAGACTCGCGCTGCCAGTCAACGCTGATCTGAGCCTGCCAGAAGCGATCCGCCTGCTCCTCTTGGCCGTAGTGGATCTGTGTGCCCGCCTGGGTGATCCAGACCTGCGGGTCAGGCAAATGAAGCTCCGCGAAACGCTGCCGGGCCACATCGAGAGGCCGTCCAGTGGTGATGCCGAAGCTGGTCTGGGCAGCTTGGGCAGACGGTGCCATCAGCTGTTGACGCAAACTCTGCAGATCCTTGAGATCCGGCTGTTCAAGACTGCTGTCGAGATCCAGCAGCAGCAGACGGGAGCCAAAAGGACTCAGCCCCAATGGCGTCGCCAACAGTTGCGAGGAAACAGTCACCGTGCTCGAGCGCTTCAGACGCTCTTGCATCAGCGCCAGGTAACTGCAGACATGAGCATCCCAGCTGTAGTGACGGCTGACAGCCTCCACGCCGTTGTCGCTCCACCGCCGCCAGCGATCGCGATCAGCACCGGCACGCTCCAATCCATCCTGGAGCGATTCCCGATCGGTCACGTCAACGACAAGTCCATTGTCGCAGCGACTCAGAATCTCTCGAGGCCCCCCGTCATCGGTGGCGACCATCGGCAAACCCGATGCCGCAGCCTCAAGCAGCGTGAGACCGAAAGGCTCAGTCAATGCTGGATTGACGAACAAACCGCGTTGAGCCGCGGCCCAGCGATAGATGGCCGGAACCTGTTCACGGCGATGGTGCTTGGGATAGGCAACGGAGCCGTAGAGGTCATAACGGTCAACCAGATCAAAGATCTGCTGAAAAACCTCCCGCTGCTGACGATCCATCTGGCGAGAGTCATCACGATTGCCAAGCACGAGCACCAGGTTGTGGCGCTGCCGCAGGACCGCGGATCGACCAAAAGCTTCAACGAGCGCAGGGATGTTTTTGCGCCGATCTGCACGGCAGATGGCCAGCAGAGGTGGACGCTCAGGCTCCCTCAGAAATGAACTCAAGAGCTCGGACACCTCAGTGAACTCATCCGAGTTGCCTTGAGGATGAAAACGTCTGCTATCAACACCCGGTGGCACGACCTCCGCATGGTCAGGGTTGAAGCAGCCATAACGGGCGTATTGCTCATCACGCTCCTGTCGCGTGCTGGTGATCACCAGATCGGAATGAGCAAGAGCCAGTTCCTCAGCATCGATGCGCCGACTGATCGAATAATTCTGCTCGATCTGTTCATGCTCTCCACCAGCCGCAAGCAGACGGCGCAACTTCTCACGTCCTAGGGAATGGCCTGTATAGGCAAGGGGAATTCCAAGACGTCGACTGACCAGGGCCCCCACATAGCCGGCATCGGCGTAATGGGCGTGAATCCAGTCGGGACGATTGTCACTGTCCCGGAGATGACGAACCAGCTGATCGGCCAGCTCATCGAGATACGGCCAAAGCTGTTCCTTACGCAAATAACGCCGCGGACCAAAACTGAATCGTCGGATCGATGCACCAGGTGCAATCGGCTCGAGAGGTTTGGAATAGTCGAGCGACACTCGCCGATCCTGAATCAGCCGCGTGACGACCTCCACATGAGCCACCTCGGCGCGATTGGCCAGGCTGCGGGCCAGTTCCAACACGTAGAGGGTCTGACCTCCAGTGTCCGCATCACGGCCAAGCTCCAAATCCTGCGAGCGAAATAAGCCATGGAGATGAAGATGCAGCAGCTTCAGTCCCACAAGAACTCCAACACGTTCAGGAACAGGTCCTGGTGTCCGATCAAGGGTTAGGTGACCTAGAACTTCGAAAAGATAAAAACAATCTGATAACTGAAAGATGGCAATGCAAAAACATGCCCAGATCTCTTGCCTTCAAGGTGGTTTAAGGCCGACCAGCACTGTGACTTGAGAATTTTTTGGATGTAGAAATGCAGACAAAAAAGTCTTGTTTACAACACTGATATGGCGTAAAGAATTTTCATAATTGGCTGGTGACATCCATCAGTGGCACACGTTGATGACCCCAACCACCGCCCTGGAAGCTGAGCGAATCAGTGATTCCCAGATGATCATTGATCCAAGCAAGGATCAAAGGTCCCAGGATCGGTGGTTCTTCAGCACCCACAGGAGCCCAGAGATTGAAGTGATCACCACCTGAAGCCAGCACAATGCGGTGACCATTGGCCAAAGGCTGACCATTGCGAAGCGGAACGACCGCTTCAGGATCCGATGGAACAACCCAATCGCGGGTCCCGCTCACCAGCAGCACCTTGGCATGCATCGACGGGCCACTGGCTTCGTCGAACAGCAGTCGCAGAGGAGGACTGACCACAACCGCTGTCCGAACCCTCAGATCAGCCAACGAGCCTTGATCGGCACCTTTGAGCCAGCTGCACTGCAAAACCCAGCTGAGGTTGCGGTCTGGATCACGTGGATCCTGACAACGGACACTCAGCTTTCGGCTTGTGGTCTGAAGACCACCCAGCTGCAGAGCCGCGGTGGCACCCCAGGAATGACCCACAACCGCAACGGAATCGGTTTGCACAGAGGAACCTGAAAGCAGATTGCCGGTTTCGACCGCATCAATCACGGCCGTGACATCCATCGGACGCAAACGCAGTTCTTCTGAAGCCGGCGGTGGCTGTTTGCCCTTGATCATCAACTCCTGCTGCTTTGCGTCACTGCCCGGGTGAGCTGGAAGCAACACGGAATAGCCATGGGCAGCGAGCAGATAGGCCCACCCCTCAAAACTGGACGGTTCATCCCAAAGCCCATGGGAGATCACCACCAATCGACCATTGGAGCTTGCGGTGGGGAAGATCTCCGTGACCTGTAGAGGTTGCGGACGATGGTTCACCGCAACGGAGCGTTGCCTGCGGGTCCAACCGGATGCCGCTGCAGCGACGATCGTTGAAGAAACAGGCTTTGCTGCGGTGCCCTTTTGCACCAGGGCCCGTGCATCGTCTTGATTGGCTCTGAGTCTTTTCGCGTAGAAAGCGAGCGCCTGCAAATTGATCGAGAGCTCGTCTCCCGGAACTTGACGCAGAAATCCCAGTAAATGGGGCTGATCATCCCGATAGGCCGCGGCCAGAGCCTCAGACACCATGCGCCCGCTGGTGTCGGCTGGAAGACCCTTGACCTCAACCAATTCGGAAACAGCCAAAAGCAGCTGTTCAAAAAGGGGATGGCCAAGAGATTGGCGAACAATGCTGCTGGTTTCTTGAGGGAGAGGGGCCGTCAGCAGCGATTCAATCAACTTCTGCACAGATCCATCGCCTGCCAAATCCAGCTCCTGAAGATCTGGATTGGAATCGATCAGCTCCCGAGCATTGGTGGCCCGACTCAAATCCAGGCTGATGCTCTCATCCAGCAAAGGCAAGGTGAAGGTGAGCCGCTCAACCGCTTCCACCGGTTGGGCGACCAGCAGCGAAGCCAAGGCTGCAGCCAAGCCACGCAAGCGGAAATACGGGAAGGACGTCATGCCGCCAGAGGAGCACTCTGAGGGGGATGTTGCTTCAGAACCCTGGCGAGATAGCGACCGGTGTGACTGGTTGGGTGCTGGGCCAACTCTTCTGGAGTTCCACAGGCCACCAACTCTCCACCGCGATCACCACCCTCGGGACCGAGATCGATCAACCAGTCGGAACAACGAATCACATCGAGATTGTGTTCAATGCAGATAATCGAATTCCCCTTGTCCACAAGACGCTGCATCACATCCATCAGCTTGTGCACGTCATAGAAACTCAGGCCGGTGGTGGGCTCATCAATCAGGTACAGCGTCTTGCCGGTGGCCCTGCGGGACAGTTCAGTGGCCAACTTCACCCGTTGCGCCTCACCGCCGGAGAGCGTGGGTGCCGGCTGACCCAGCTTCACGTACCCAAGACCCACATCCACCAGGGTCCGTAGTCGGTCAGCCGCCTGCGGAATGGCAGAAAACACGTCAGCCGCCTGCTCAACGGTCATCTCCAGAACGTCGGCGATGGTGTGCCCCTTGTAGGTGACCTGAAGAGTCTCACGATTGAATCGGGCGCCCTTGCACACGTCGCACTGCACATACACATCCGGCAGGAAATTCATCTCGATCACATTGACCCCCTGACCACGACAGGCTTCGCAGCGACCGCCCTTGACGTTGAAACTGAACTGACCCACCTGATAACCGCGTGCCTTCGCTTCAACCGTGGCTGCGAACACCTGACGGATCGGATCAAAGGCACCGGTGTAGGTGGCGGGGTTGGAACGGGGAGTCCTGCCGATCGGTGACTGATCAATCACGATCACCTTGTCGATCGACTTGAGGCCACGCATCTCGCCGAGACCGTTGGGGAAAGGCACCTTGTGGCCGAGGCCATGCTCCAGCGCAGGGTGAAGCAACTCATTCACCAACGTGCTCTTGCCGCTACCGCTCACTCCAGTGATGGAGACCAGGCGTCCGAGCGGAAACTCCACGCTCAGGTCTTTGAGATTGTTGCGATTGCAGTTGAGCAGCTTGAGGCTGCGAGTCCCTGCCGAGCGCCGTTCCGGAGGCGTGGGAATGCTTCGCTCACCACTGAGATAGGCACCTGTCACGGAGTCCTCCGCGTTCAGGAGATCATCCAGAGATCCCTCCGCCACGATGTGTCCTCCGTGCACACCGGCTCCTGGACCGATATCCACCAGGTGATCGGCAGCGCGAATGGTGTCTTCATCGTGTTCCACAACCACCAGCGTGTTCCCCAGATCACGGAGACGCTCGAGGGTGGCGAGCAGGCGATCGTTGTCTCGCTGGTGCAAACCAATGCTCGGTTCATCGAGCACGTACAGCACTCCTGTGAGGCCGGCACCGATCTGAGTCGCCAGACGGATTCGCTGCGCTTCACCACCGGACAGCGTCATCGCCGGCCGATCGAGGCTCAGATAGTCGAGACCAACATCCAGCAGAAAACGCAATCGCATGCGGATCTCGCGCAGCACGAGATCTCCGATCTGCATCTGACGGTGCGTGAGCAATGGTTCACTGCCCTCAAAAGCACCCTCACCCATCAACTGCTCAATCCGGTCAAGGGTCTGGCCCACGCTCACAGCAGTGAGATCCGTAATTCGGAAGCAGCCCATGCGCACGGCCAATGCCTCAGGACGCAATCGTTTGCCTGCACAACTGGAGCAGGGAACCAGTTCCAGATATTTCTCCAGCTTCTGACGCTGGGCCTCACCACTGGCATCACGCAACTGCCGCTCAAGAATCGGCAGGATCCCCTCAAAAGGACGCTGATAGGCACCAGTTCCCTTGCGATAACGGCTATCGGCCTGAATCAGGATCGGTTCGCGACTGCCATTGAGCAGCACATCCTGCTGCTCTTCAGACAGGTCCTTCCAGGGAGTCTTGATCTCGAACCCAAAGGCCTCCCCAACGGAATACAGCAGGGAGAAGTAATAGGAGTTGTCTTTCTCGGCCCAGGGAGCCACTGCGGCGTAAACAGGCAGTGAGGGATCTGGAACCACGCGCTCAGGTGTGAACTTGCGCAGGTGGCCGATACCGTGGCAAGCCTCGCAAGCACCGTAAGGACTGTTGAACGAGAACAGCCTTGGTGAAAGCTCTTCCATGATCGCCCCGTGCTCGGGGCAGGCGAAATTCTCGGAGAACAAACGCTCCCGATCGACTCCTTCAGGAAGTTGCTCGTCCTTTTTAGGAACCACTTCAACAATGGCCAAACCATCTCCGCGTTTCAGTGAGGTGCGCAGGGAGTCGGTGAGCCGTTCCTGGATTCCCTCACGAGCAACAAGCCGATCCACCACCACTTCAATGTTGTGGCTTTGGTTTTTATCGAGCTCAATGTTGTCGGCCAGCTCGCGCACTTCTCCATCGATCCGCACCCGGGCAAAACCTTCGGCGGCCAGGCCGCTGATCAATTTGGCGTGGGTGCCCTTTTTGCCACGCACAACTGGCGCAAGCAGCTGATACCGCGTGGATTCAGGCAAGGTGAGGATCTGATCGACCATTTCATCAATGGTCTGCGGCCGGATCGGACGATCACACTTAGGGCAATGCGGATCGCCGGCCCGACCGAACAACAAACGCAGATAATCCTGGATCTCCGTGACAGTTCCAACAGTCGAACGTGGGTTGTGACTGGTGGATTTCTGATCGATCGAGATCGCCGGTGAAAGGCCCTCAATGGCATCAACATCCGGCTTGTCGACCTGACCCAGAAACTGACGCGCGTAGGCGGAAAGACTCTCGACGTAGCGACGCTGACCCTCAGCGAAAATCGTGTCGAAAGCCAGAGAACTTTTACCGCTACCGCTCACCCCTGTGAACACCACCATCTTGTTGCGAGGGATGGTGAGATCAACGTTCTTGAGATTGTGCTGGCGAGCACCACGAACGCGGATCACGTTCTCTTCTGATCCAATCGCGAGTTTCACTGGCTCCGCCGGAGACGAGGCCTTTGATGTGGGAGCGGTTCGCCCCATACGGCTGGATCTCAGGAACTGAGGATTCTACTGAGATCAGATGATGCTCATGCTGCTTTCTGATCCAGAAGGCTGGCTGCATAAGCCTCAGCTTCGCGGCGTTCACCGCCTGCCAGTTCAGCCAGCTCACGCTGACGCTCCTGAGTGTCCCGCAGTTGGGACACTCGCGAATGGGTCACCCCATCGCAAACGTCTTTGCTGACGCGGAAATGATGATCAGCCGCAGCAGCCACCAGCGGCTGATGGGTGACACAGAAGACCTGACGATGGCGCGACAACAGGCGCAGCAGATCGGCCATCGCACCGCTGACACGGCCGCTCACTCCAGTATCGATTTCATCGAAGAGCAGG
This genomic window from Synechococcus sp. MIT S9220 contains:
- the mraY gene encoding phospho-N-acetylmuramoyl-pentapeptide-transferase, whose protein sequence is MAVVMAAFASDRWIPNSLLSLPLLTATLISAVVTWWGTPRLRALRMGQVIRTEGPEAHQSKSGTPTMGGLLVVPVGVIAGCLISWEGRSAAQLLAVGLVTLAYMVIGGIDDWSSLTKRTNTGLKPRGKILLQSAAAMVFLGWSAWQGWIPDTVNLPLGMVISFGWLIWPLGLFVFLAESNATNLTDGLDGLASGCGALVFTGLGLQLMLRGNEGDPAMAAFCMAMAGCWLGFLIHNRNPARVFMGDTGSLAMGASLSAVALLTNSLWPLLVMGGVFLAESLSVIIQVWVFKATKGPDGVGRRVLRMAPLHHHFELGGTSEQMVVPMFWLATAGLVMLGIVLRPT
- a CDS encoding cytochrome B6; translated protein: MLASLSFTPVAFTTAGDAADGLIFGWEIATVQKWALIYLGASLLAFVIVWLVGALRTRV
- the purT gene encoding formate-dependent phosphoribosylglycinamide formyltransferase, which codes for MTTFPATVMLLGSGELGKEVTIAAQRLGCRVIACDRYAGAPAMQVADLAEVLPMTEPEALLEVVRRHRPSVVIPEIEALAVNALAELEEEGITVIPTARATAVTMNRDRIRDLASAELELRTARFAYASSAEDLHNAAEPLGWPVVVKPVMSSSGKGQSVVKSAEDLDQAWEAAMANARGTSNQVIVEEFLHFDQEITLLTIRQRDGSTLFCPPIGHEQANGDYQCSWQPAQLSEEQLHKAQTMARTVTDNLGGAGLFGVEFFLCGDEVIFSELSPRPHDTGLVTLISQNLSEFELHLRAVLGLPIPTIRCAKAAASRVILADRHGSRVSFSGLESALSEPDTQVLLFGKEEARPGRRMGVALACGDHRADAQAKADRSAAAVTLQIES
- a CDS encoding HAD family hydrolase, whose product is MGLKLLHLHLHGLFRSQDLELGRDADTGGQTLYVLELARSLANRAEVAHVEVVTRLIQDRRVSLDYSKPLEPIAPGASIRRFSFGPRRYLRKEQLWPYLDELADQLVRHLRDSDNRPDWIHAHYADAGYVGALVSRRLGIPLAYTGHSLGREKLRRLLAAGGEHEQIEQNYSISRRIDAEELALAHSDLVITSTRQERDEQYARYGCFNPDHAEVVPPGVDSRRFHPQGNSDEFTEVSELLSSFLREPERPPLLAICRADRRKNIPALVEAFGRSAVLRQRHNLVLVLGNRDDSRQMDRQQREVFQQIFDLVDRYDLYGSVAYPKHHRREQVPAIYRWAAAQRGLFVNPALTEPFGLTLLEAAASGLPMVATDDGGPREILSRCDNGLVVDVTDRESLQDGLERAGADRDRWRRWSDNGVEAVSRHYSWDAHVCSYLALMQERLKRSSTVTVSSQLLATPLGLSPFGSRLLLLDLDSSLEQPDLKDLQSLRQQLMAPSAQAAQTSFGITTGRPLDVARQRFAELHLPDPQVWITQAGTQIHYGQEEQADRFWQAQISVDWQRESVEQTLSDLGDHIKLQKPEHQGQFKVSYLLEQPGPSVLPLIRQRLRQSGLPARPQLRCHWFLDVLPMRASLSEAIRFLSLRWGLPLEHILVVASQQGDAELVQGLPAAVVTADHDPCLDGCRHQQRVYFANRSRLMGVLEGLQHYRFLNARSRLD
- a CDS encoding alpha/beta fold hydrolase; its protein translation is MTSFPYFRLRGLAAALASLLVAQPVEAVERLTFTLPLLDESISLDLSRATNARELIDSNPDLQELDLAGDGSVQKLIESLLTAPLPQETSSIVRQSLGHPLFEQLLLAVSELVEVKGLPADTSGRMVSEALAAAYRDDQPHLLGFLRQVPGDELSINLQALAFYAKRLRANQDDARALVQKGTAAKPVSSTIVAAAASGWTRRQRSVAVNHRPQPLQVTEIFPTASSNGRLVVISHGLWDEPSSFEGWAYLLAAHGYSVLLPAHPGSDAKQQELMIKGKQPPPASEELRLRPMDVTAVIDAVETGNLLSGSSVQTDSVAVVGHSWGATAALQLGGLQTTSRKLSVRCQDPRDPDRNLSWVLQCSWLKGADQGSLADLRVRTAVVVSPPLRLLFDEASGPSMHAKVLLVSGTRDWVVPSDPEAVVPLRNGQPLANGHRIVLASGGDHFNLWAPVGAEEPPILGPLILAWINDHLGITDSLSFQGGGWGHQRVPLMDVTSQL
- the uvrA gene encoding excinuclease ABC subunit UvrA, which translates into the protein MGRTAPTSKASSPAEPVKLAIGSEENVIRVRGARQHNLKNVDLTIPRNKMVVFTGVSGSGKSSLAFDTIFAEGQRRYVESLSAYARQFLGQVDKPDVDAIEGLSPAISIDQKSTSHNPRSTVGTVTEIQDYLRLLFGRAGDPHCPKCDRPIRPQTIDEMVDQILTLPESTRYQLLAPVVRGKKGTHAKLISGLAAEGFARVRIDGEVRELADNIELDKNQSHNIEVVVDRLVAREGIQERLTDSLRTSLKRGDGLAIVEVVPKKDEQLPEGVDRERLFSENFACPEHGAIMEELSPRLFSFNSPYGACEACHGIGHLRKFTPERVVPDPSLPVYAAVAPWAEKDNSYYFSLLYSVGEAFGFEIKTPWKDLSEEQQDVLLNGSREPILIQADSRYRKGTGAYQRPFEGILPILERQLRDASGEAQRQKLEKYLELVPCSSCAGKRLRPEALAVRMGCFRITDLTAVSVGQTLDRIEQLMGEGAFEGSEPLLTHRQMQIGDLVLREIRMRLRFLLDVGLDYLSLDRPAMTLSGGEAQRIRLATQIGAGLTGVLYVLDEPSIGLHQRDNDRLLATLERLRDLGNTLVVVEHDEDTIRAADHLVDIGPGAGVHGGHIVAEGSLDDLLNAEDSVTGAYLSGERSIPTPPERRSAGTRSLKLLNCNRNNLKDLSVEFPLGRLVSITGVSGSGKSTLVNELLHPALEHGLGHKVPFPNGLGEMRGLKSIDKVIVIDQSPIGRTPRSNPATYTGAFDPIRQVFAATVEAKARGYQVGQFSFNVKGGRCEACRGQGVNVIEMNFLPDVYVQCDVCKGARFNRETLQVTYKGHTIADVLEMTVEQAADVFSAIPQAADRLRTLVDVGLGYVKLGQPAPTLSGGEAQRVKLATELSRRATGKTLYLIDEPTTGLSFYDVHKLMDVMQRLVDKGNSIICIEHNLDVIRCSDWLIDLGPEGGDRGGELVACGTPEELAQHPTSHTGRYLARVLKQHPPQSAPLAA